One Nocardioides aromaticivorans genomic window carries:
- a CDS encoding ThiF family adenylyltransferase, with product MSSRIAFTEDQFTPLVAALGARDETAAVVATSFVEAPATTVTTADAEGTKVDQRVTLVAQTITPVPEVAYAVRGPMGLSISSTGWVPAFRAAAACNQVPVFVHTHPQGMPKFSTYDDQVDIDLAISARAFGAKYYAAVVLAGTPDAPEVAARLFDLGEEFNARAPEFVVIDAVRVAGAGLHLYLPPSADGEESTKERLSVFDRQIRMLGPDGNRTLKHVRAAIIGGGGTGSAVAVQVARLGLGELVVVDDDVVTDPTPTRGHGITTEDVDRLKVDALGDHLDAIGLGTPVIRIDKPLNHPDAIAAIAHADVVFSCVDGHGARLILNRWAFAHIAPVIDVAVLVAPTEGEDGTRRVQIEQRVTWVAPGTACLLCRRRVDPALAAAENLDPETRKRLAGEGYVQAAETPQPAVVTLTTSVAALAATEFLLRLTGLGKTDATELLLRSHLGELRRNARSPRLGCFCTNPDFIGRGTRAPYLDLAGVLQ from the coding sequence ATGTCGAGCCGCATCGCGTTCACCGAGGACCAGTTCACCCCGCTCGTCGCTGCCCTCGGAGCCCGTGACGAAACCGCGGCGGTCGTCGCGACCTCCTTCGTTGAGGCCCCAGCGACCACCGTGACGACCGCTGACGCTGAAGGCACCAAGGTCGATCAGCGCGTCACGCTCGTCGCCCAGACGATCACCCCGGTCCCCGAGGTGGCGTACGCCGTGCGCGGTCCGATGGGCCTGTCGATCTCCTCCACGGGCTGGGTGCCTGCGTTCCGTGCGGCGGCCGCGTGCAACCAGGTCCCTGTGTTCGTGCACACCCACCCGCAGGGCATGCCCAAGTTCTCCACCTACGACGACCAGGTCGACATCGACCTGGCCATCTCCGCCCGAGCGTTCGGCGCGAAGTACTACGCGGCCGTCGTCCTCGCCGGCACTCCGGACGCTCCGGAAGTCGCCGCGCGCCTGTTCGACCTCGGTGAGGAGTTCAACGCCCGCGCGCCGGAGTTCGTCGTTATCGACGCCGTCCGCGTCGCTGGCGCCGGCCTCCACTTGTACCTGCCGCCCAGCGCAGACGGCGAGGAGTCGACCAAGGAGCGCCTGTCGGTGTTCGACCGGCAGATCCGGATGCTCGGTCCCGACGGCAACCGCACCCTCAAGCACGTCCGCGCCGCCATCATCGGCGGCGGCGGCACCGGCTCAGCGGTCGCTGTCCAGGTCGCGCGCCTCGGACTGGGCGAGCTCGTGGTCGTCGACGACGACGTCGTCACGGACCCGACGCCGACCCGCGGTCACGGCATCACGACCGAGGACGTCGACCGGCTCAAGGTGGACGCCCTCGGCGACCACCTAGACGCCATCGGGCTCGGCACACCGGTGATCCGCATCGACAAGCCGCTGAACCACCCGGACGCGATCGCGGCGATCGCCCACGCCGACGTCGTATTCAGCTGCGTCGACGGGCACGGCGCCCGCCTTATCCTGAACCGGTGGGCGTTCGCGCACATCGCGCCGGTCATCGACGTCGCCGTCCTGGTCGCCCCAACCGAGGGCGAGGACGGGACCCGGAGGGTCCAGATCGAGCAGCGCGTCACCTGGGTCGCTCCCGGTACGGCGTGCCTGCTGTGCCGGCGCCGGGTCGATCCCGCGCTCGCCGCGGCGGAGAACCTCGACCCGGAGACCCGTAAGCGTCTCGCCGGCGAGGGGTACGTCCAAGCCGCCGAGACCCCGCAGCCCGCGGTCGTCACCCTCACCACCAGCGTTGCTGCGCTCGCGGCGACCGAGTTCCTCCTGCGCCTGACCGGCCTAGGGAAGACCGACGCCACCGAACTGCTGCTCCGCTCCCACCTTGGTGAGCTGCGCCGTAACGCCCGGTCTCCGCGCCTCGGATGCTTCTGCACCAACCCGGATTTCATCGGCCGCGGCACCCGCGCCCCGTACCTCGACCTCGCCGGGGTGCTCCAGTGA
- a CDS encoding ATP-dependent nuclease, translating into MLGILRYVASKEAQTGANLMFAIEEPEAFLHPQTQRAMAKIIGDIADDAQVLVTTHSSVLVDSFDISRIARLPLQSGGTTYERSKPVLDPTDAGRLSRYCSAANSELVFANAVVFVEGEGDYSVVERLLSRACAAPGGHYALGVTVIEAGGVGKIQYLVQLANVFGIRSYVIVDGDAVRTAGSGKREVLNILASRHQQPSKAERDSIMQQADQASTTASQAFANQKKLNHLLSPFDVFVLSSDLEGLFLDALGVAGVVAALGPGRDGSIDASFASTLSTAPDAYEQLASWMGSRGWNSNRKKSGKLEPHLAPYLLDDCLALGDPLPMALQPLVTWLEQIIASVRHAPV; encoded by the coding sequence GTGCTCGGCATCCTCCGATACGTAGCGAGCAAGGAGGCTCAAACGGGGGCGAACCTCATGTTCGCCATCGAGGAACCTGAGGCCTTCCTGCATCCGCAAACCCAGCGCGCGATGGCCAAGATCATCGGGGACATTGCCGACGACGCCCAAGTCCTCGTCACGACGCACAGCTCGGTGCTCGTCGATTCCTTCGACATCTCCCGGATCGCAAGGCTTCCCCTCCAGAGTGGCGGTACCACCTATGAACGAAGTAAGCCCGTCCTCGACCCGACGGACGCCGGACGTCTGAGTCGCTATTGCTCGGCAGCCAACAGCGAACTGGTCTTCGCGAACGCGGTGGTGTTCGTGGAAGGCGAGGGCGACTACTCAGTCGTGGAGAGGCTCCTGAGCCGTGCCTGCGCCGCTCCCGGCGGCCATTATGCGCTGGGGGTAACCGTTATCGAAGCGGGTGGTGTAGGCAAGATCCAGTACCTCGTGCAGCTCGCCAATGTCTTTGGTATCCGCTCCTACGTGATCGTCGACGGGGACGCGGTCCGCACGGCGGGCAGTGGCAAGCGCGAAGTTCTGAACATCCTCGCCTCACGCCATCAGCAACCGAGCAAGGCCGAACGCGACAGCATCATGCAGCAGGCTGACCAGGCCAGTACGACCGCATCCCAGGCCTTCGCCAACCAGAAGAAGTTGAACCACTTGTTGTCGCCGTTCGATGTCTTCGTCCTGTCCTCGGACTTGGAGGGACTGTTCCTCGACGCCCTCGGTGTCGCCGGCGTTGTCGCCGCTCTGGGCCCCGGACGCGACGGATCCATCGACGCTAGTTTCGCCAGCACCTTGTCGACAGCCCCTGACGCCTACGAGCAGTTGGCGAGCTGGATGGGCTCAAGGGGATGGAACTCGAATCGCAAGAAGAGCGGCAAGCTTGAGCCGCATCTTGCGCCGTACTTGCTGGACGATTGCCTTGCTCTTGGAGATCCGCTCCCAATGGCCCTCCAGCCACTCGTCACTTGGCTGGAGCAGATCATCGCTAGCGTCCGGCACGCCCCGGTCTGA
- a CDS encoding KTSC domain-containing protein encodes MNLVPVVSDNVAFVGYDHVTRILRVRFRSGGTYDYYDVPASYTRPCSSRTPGAASGDRFAHSGTGASLPDKDPTFSGARHSG; translated from the coding sequence ATGAACCTAGTCCCCGTCGTCTCCGACAACGTCGCCTTCGTGGGCTACGACCACGTCACGCGCATCCTGCGGGTCAGGTTTCGCAGCGGCGGCACCTATGACTACTACGACGTCCCGGCTTCCTATACGAGGCCATGCTCCTCCCGCACCCCTGGCGCCGCGTCGGGCGACAGATTCGCGCACTCCGGTACCGGCGCATCGCTGCCTGACAAAGACCCGACATTCAGCGGGGCGCGTCATTCTGGGTGA
- a CDS encoding E2/UBC family protein — protein MGPLVVVLREQDQSFLESLGYSHSVEVSDGFVNVVLADFPTPGLDQRHVDLLLRLPIGFPDATPDMFWVAPALTAKGVAIPGTEQIENYLGRSWQRWSRHIGGQWRPGIDNLETYLAYVRRALAMAGGN, from the coding sequence ATGGGTCCGCTCGTGGTGGTCCTCCGCGAACAAGACCAGTCGTTCCTCGAGTCGCTGGGCTACAGCCACTCGGTCGAGGTCTCCGACGGCTTCGTCAACGTGGTCCTCGCCGACTTCCCGACCCCTGGACTTGACCAGCGCCATGTCGACCTCCTGTTGCGCCTGCCGATCGGGTTCCCCGATGCGACCCCGGACATGTTCTGGGTCGCGCCGGCCCTGACGGCTAAGGGCGTGGCTATCCCGGGCACCGAGCAGATCGAGAACTACCTCGGCCGGTCCTGGCAGCGGTGGAGTCGCCACATCGGGGGTCAGTGGCGCCCGGGCATCGACAACCTCGAGACGTACCTCGCGTACGTCCGCCGGGCCCTGGCGATGGCGGGCGGCAACTGA
- a CDS encoding helix-turn-helix domain-containing protein gives MSPHNQRLTSATNLLERLDSDETNAEEIGARITNLRHDKGLSLSELASIATVSKSYLSTVEKGSGSRPGAAFLHKIAQALGVTLADLVGRELVADSPGIPAALQELASERNLPARDVEMLAGIAFRGEAPKTRERWEFIYNAIKSSAAMDSDVK, from the coding sequence ATGTCTCCGCACAACCAAAGACTGACGTCTGCAACGAACTTGCTCGAGCGTCTTGATTCGGATGAGACCAACGCCGAGGAAATCGGCGCGCGAATCACGAATCTCCGCCATGACAAGGGCCTATCGCTTAGTGAGCTCGCGTCGATCGCGACAGTGAGCAAGTCCTATCTCTCGACTGTAGAGAAGGGCAGCGGCAGTCGCCCGGGCGCTGCGTTTCTCCACAAGATCGCGCAAGCGCTGGGCGTGACTCTCGCAGATCTCGTCGGCCGGGAATTGGTCGCCGACTCTCCAGGCATTCCGGCTGCATTGCAGGAGTTGGCGTCCGAACGGAATCTTCCGGCTCGCGATGTCGAGATGCTGGCCGGCATCGCGTTTCGTGGTGAAGCCCCGAAAACGAGGGAGCGATGGGAGTTCATCTACAACGCGATCAAGAGCAGCGCCGCAATGGATTCAGACGTCAAGTAG
- a CDS encoding IS481 family transposase has protein sequence MSHGSARLTVHGRRLIVARHQAGWPQAHIAAAMGVSRKCVKTWIDRFAAEGEVGLMTRSSRPHSMPTKTRDEVEQKVLAARAERRDGPDVLGPKVGVPARTVSRILRRHHVPYLRELDPITGEVIRSSKQTGVRYERERPGELVHMDVKKLGKIPAGGGWKAHGRGAGSIMRDRSTKVGYDYVHSLVDDHSRLAYSEILPDEKGPACAEFLERAIAYFAAHGIARIERLMTDNAWAYRWSLRTVCADHGITQKFIKPHCPWQNGKVERLNRTLTTEWAYRQVFTSNDERQAALAPWIEHYNTERRHSALGGKPPVSRLLPT, from the coding sequence GTGTCCCACGGTAGTGCCCGGCTGACCGTTCATGGTCGTCGGCTGATCGTTGCCCGCCACCAGGCTGGCTGGCCTCAGGCCCACATCGCCGCGGCGATGGGCGTGTCCCGCAAATGTGTGAAGACCTGGATCGACAGGTTCGCTGCTGAAGGCGAAGTAGGGCTCATGACCCGGTCGTCGCGCCCGCACTCGATGCCCACCAAGACCCGCGACGAGGTCGAGCAGAAGGTCCTGGCTGCGCGTGCCGAGCGTCGTGACGGCCCCGACGTTCTCGGACCGAAGGTCGGCGTGCCCGCGCGCACGGTGTCGCGGATTCTGCGCCGCCACCATGTGCCGTACCTGCGCGAGCTAGATCCGATCACCGGTGAGGTGATCCGGTCCTCGAAGCAGACTGGCGTTCGCTACGAGCGCGAACGACCAGGCGAGCTGGTGCACATGGACGTCAAGAAGCTCGGCAAGATCCCCGCCGGCGGTGGGTGGAAGGCCCACGGCCGAGGGGCCGGATCGATCATGCGTGATCGCAGCACCAAGGTCGGATACGACTACGTGCACTCGCTCGTCGACGACCACTCCAGGCTGGCCTACAGCGAGATCCTGCCGGATGAGAAGGGCCCCGCCTGTGCAGAGTTCCTCGAGCGAGCCATCGCCTACTTCGCCGCGCACGGCATCGCCCGGATCGAGCGACTGATGACGGACAACGCCTGGGCCTACCGATGGTCGCTACGAACGGTGTGCGCCGATCACGGCATCACACAGAAGTTCATCAAGCCGCACTGCCCGTGGCAGAACGGCAAGGTAGAGCGCCTGAACCGCACCCTGACTACCGAGTGGGCCTACCGCCAGGTCTTCACCAGCAACGACGAACGCCAGGCCGCCCTTGCGCCCTGGATCGAGCACTACAACACTGAACGCCGCCACAGCGCACTCGGAGGCAAGCCGCCAGTCAGCCGGCTGCTACCAACCTGA
- a CDS encoding ImmA/IrrE family metallo-endopeptidase — protein sequence MPTSQLELARDLCPGVPDAVLVESLVEVLGQKLDLEPPIDLHRVASFQGVKDIQVAEMDWAGMLAPSESGGFIIKVRSADRPHRRNFTIGHEITHTLLPGYAVIQHRCGGLGTRSLHGNRHLENLADIGAAELLLPRRFLQPIFADLAFDMSAVKDVADRHHASLDATLRRLLHLTSRHAIVVDLRQSVLPDGRTLTTIHRVFSNSEWCPIAPLQLHGKRVPPMHPINEVLGCAEAADVVDLSFLHTATPTAHISAISDPYIDNEGRTVMRSLVLATPRQTQSVHAPGHGRLPAAS from the coding sequence ATGCCGACTTCCCAGCTCGAACTTGCGCGCGACCTGTGCCCAGGCGTGCCCGACGCCGTGCTCGTAGAGAGCCTCGTTGAAGTGCTCGGACAGAAGCTGGACCTCGAGCCGCCGATAGATCTCCATCGAGTTGCGAGCTTCCAGGGCGTCAAGGACATTCAGGTCGCTGAGATGGACTGGGCGGGAATGCTGGCGCCCTCAGAGAGCGGCGGATTCATCATCAAGGTGCGCAGCGCGGACCGACCGCACCGAAGGAACTTCACCATCGGGCACGAGATTACGCACACACTTCTCCCTGGGTACGCCGTCATTCAGCATCGTTGCGGAGGGCTTGGAACCCGTAGCCTCCACGGCAACCGACACCTTGAGAACCTCGCCGACATAGGAGCCGCCGAGTTGCTGCTGCCTCGGCGGTTCCTTCAGCCCATCTTCGCGGACCTGGCTTTCGACATGAGTGCAGTCAAGGATGTCGCTGACAGGCACCACGCAAGTTTGGACGCGACGCTTCGACGGCTCCTTCACCTGACGAGCCGGCACGCCATCGTCGTCGACCTTCGCCAATCGGTATTGCCTGATGGCCGCACGCTCACCACGATCCATCGCGTGTTTAGTAACAGCGAATGGTGTCCGATCGCGCCCCTTCAACTGCACGGGAAGAGGGTCCCCCCGATGCACCCAATTAACGAGGTTCTTGGCTGCGCCGAAGCGGCCGACGTCGTCGACCTTTCCTTTCTTCACACGGCCACCCCAACAGCCCACATCTCGGCAATTTCCGATCCCTACATCGACAACGAAGGAAGAACTGTGATGCGTTCACTCGTCCTCGCTACGCCACGCCAAACCCAGTCTGTCCACGCCCCCGGCCACGGCCGGCTGCCTGCAGCGAGCTGA
- a CDS encoding DUF6527 family protein, translating to MKRLFARTQIGAVRAYRRTRNAHAKSRMPRVIAVARRAELPEDLHPRCVYLLGATTPKWALLDCPCGRGHTIELNLANPARTRWTVTTDETGRPSLHPSIDYQGQHRCHYWLKDGRIHWVPNRTRG from the coding sequence GTGAAGCGCCTTTTCGCCCGCACCCAGATCGGCGCCGTCCGGGCCTACCGGCGAACGCGGAATGCCCACGCCAAGTCCCGCATGCCCCGGGTCATTGCCGTCGCCCGCCGAGCCGAACTGCCCGAGGACCTGCACCCCCGATGCGTTTACCTCCTCGGTGCGACGACACCGAAATGGGCGCTTCTCGACTGCCCCTGCGGACGCGGCCACACCATCGAGCTGAACCTGGCCAACCCCGCGCGAACCCGCTGGACGGTCACCACTGACGAGACCGGCCGGCCGTCCCTCCACCCGTCCATCGATTACCAAGGCCAACACAGATGCCACTACTGGCTCAAGGACGGGCGCATCCACTGGGTCCCCAACCGGACCCGCGGCTGA